A window of Rufibacter sp. LB8 contains these coding sequences:
- the fbp gene encoding class 1 fructose-bisphosphatase, which translates to MNDALALPVGTTLDRFIKRKQDEFSFATGELSQLLRDIALAAKIVSQELTRVDLQGSGGTANIQGEEQQNLDVIANIRFIRALRNGGEVCSIVSEEEDEIIHTGNQNAKYIVAMDPLDGSSNIDVNIPVGTIFAIYRRLSEAGSDGTLEDCLQQGTKQVAAGYILYGAATMLVYTTGHGVNGFTYEPTLGEFFLSHPNLKIPNGGKLYSCNEANVSNFPLGMQNYLAFCKEQKYSSRYIGSLVADFHRSLLKGGVYFYPGSSKNPAGKLRLLYECNPLAFIAEQAGGQATDGVERVLDKVPTALHERCALVIGSSEMVDKVRKYMLV; encoded by the coding sequence ATGAATGACGCTTTAGCTTTGCCGGTTGGCACCACCTTAGATAGATTTATAAAACGAAAGCAGGACGAATTCTCCTTCGCGACGGGTGAACTGTCCCAGTTGCTACGGGACATTGCACTGGCGGCCAAAATTGTGAGCCAGGAACTGACCCGCGTAGATTTACAGGGCTCGGGCGGCACTGCCAATATTCAAGGCGAAGAGCAGCAGAACTTAGACGTGATTGCCAACATTAGGTTCATACGCGCGTTGCGCAACGGTGGCGAGGTCTGTTCCATTGTGTCTGAGGAAGAAGACGAAATCATTCATACCGGCAACCAGAACGCCAAATACATTGTGGCCATGGACCCCCTGGACGGCTCCTCCAACATTGACGTGAACATTCCGGTGGGCACCATCTTCGCTATTTACCGGCGCTTGTCTGAGGCAGGTTCTGATGGCACCCTGGAAGACTGTCTGCAGCAAGGTACCAAGCAGGTGGCGGCGGGCTATATTCTGTACGGCGCGGCCACCATGTTGGTCTACACCACCGGCCACGGCGTGAATGGCTTTACGTATGAACCCACGCTGGGCGAATTCTTCCTCTCCCACCCCAACCTCAAAATCCCGAATGGCGGCAAACTGTATTCCTGTAATGAGGCTAACGTGAGCAATTTCCCGCTGGGCATGCAGAATTACCTGGCCTTCTGCAAAGAGCAGAAATACTCGTCTCGCTACATTGGGTCTCTGGTAGCCGATTTCCACCGGAGTTTACTGAAAGGCGGCGTCTATTTCTACCCGGGCTCTTCTAAAAATCCCGCTGGCAAACTGCGCCTGCTCTACGAATGCAATCCCCTCGCCTTCATTGCCGAACAAGCCGGCGGGCAGGCCACCGACGGCGTGGAGCGCGTGCTGGACAAAGTCCCCACTGCTCTGCATGAACGTTGCGCCTTGGTGATTGGATCTTCAGAAATGGTAGACAAAGTACGAAAGTACATGTTGGTGTAA
- a CDS encoding UxaA family hydrolase — MLHRLLKIHPNDNVLVALTDLKRGEAVTYDGYQIVLVDDVQAKHKFAQQPIAAGQEILMYGSLVGKAVYDIPQGGVLTTSNVKHQVNGFTGKTKTIGWQAPDVSKWVNRTFMGYHRADGQVGTGNYWLVIPLVFCENRNVDIIKQAFLDELGFGQRDVYKSYVQQMVDLYQAGNTEAIATLALQKTSAPAQRRVFENIDGIKFLTHEGGCGGTRQDSDMLCALLADYIHHPNVAGATVLSLGCQNAQVSILEDRIKALDPNFSKPLIVLEQQKEGTEEEMMSKAIKQTFLALIEADKQTRQPAPLSKLSIGLECGGSDGFSGISANPAIGHTSDILVALGGMTVLSEFPELCGVEQELINRCETEEAAERFATLMRAYAASAEAVGSGFDMNPSPGNIRDGLITDAIKSAGAAKKGGTSPIVDVLDYPEYVRKPGLNLLCTPGNDVECTTALVGAGTNIVLFTTGLGTPTGNPIAPVIKISSNTKLAQRMPDIIDIDTGPVISGEKTIEEMGEDVLNFIIEVASGTIQTKEKILQQDDFIPWKRGVSL, encoded by the coding sequence ATGTTACACAGACTATTAAAGATTCATCCGAACGACAACGTGCTGGTGGCACTCACGGATTTGAAAAGAGGCGAGGCCGTTACCTATGACGGCTACCAGATTGTTTTGGTAGACGACGTGCAGGCCAAGCATAAATTCGCGCAGCAACCTATTGCCGCCGGACAGGAGATTTTGATGTACGGCTCCCTGGTGGGCAAGGCGGTCTATGACATTCCGCAGGGCGGCGTCTTGACCACGTCTAACGTGAAACACCAAGTTAACGGCTTTACGGGCAAAACGAAAACCATTGGCTGGCAGGCCCCAGACGTGTCTAAGTGGGTGAACCGCACCTTCATGGGCTACCACCGTGCCGATGGCCAAGTGGGCACTGGCAATTACTGGTTGGTGATTCCGTTGGTGTTCTGCGAAAACCGCAACGTTGACATTATCAAGCAGGCGTTCTTAGATGAACTGGGCTTCGGGCAGCGGGACGTGTACAAGAGTTACGTGCAGCAGATGGTAGATTTGTACCAAGCAGGTAACACCGAAGCCATCGCCACGCTGGCTTTGCAAAAAACGTCTGCGCCCGCGCAGCGCCGCGTGTTTGAAAACATTGACGGTATTAAATTCTTAACCCATGAAGGCGGTTGCGGCGGCACCAGACAAGATTCTGACATGCTTTGCGCCCTGCTGGCTGATTATATACATCACCCGAACGTGGCCGGTGCCACCGTGTTGAGCCTGGGTTGCCAGAACGCGCAGGTGAGCATTCTGGAAGACAGAATTAAAGCCCTTGACCCTAATTTCTCTAAGCCGCTTATTGTATTAGAGCAGCAGAAAGAAGGCACGGAGGAAGAAATGATGTCCAAAGCCATCAAACAGACCTTCCTGGCCCTGATTGAAGCCGACAAGCAAACCCGCCAACCGGCGCCTTTGAGCAAATTGTCTATTGGTCTGGAGTGCGGCGGTTCAGATGGTTTTTCCGGAATTTCGGCGAACCCTGCCATTGGCCATACGTCTGATATTCTGGTGGCCCTGGGCGGCATGACTGTTCTTTCTGAGTTCCCGGAACTCTGCGGGGTGGAGCAGGAATTGATTAACCGCTGTGAAACCGAGGAAGCAGCCGAACGCTTCGCGACCTTGATGCGCGCCTATGCGGCTTCTGCCGAGGCGGTGGGCTCCGGTTTTGACATGAACCCCAGCCCGGGCAACATCAGAGACGGTTTGATTACCGATGCCATTAAATCTGCGGGCGCGGCCAAGAAAGGCGGCACTTCCCCTATTGTAGATGTGCTGGATTACCCAGAATACGTGCGCAAGCCTGGTTTGAACCTATTGTGTACACCTGGCAATGATGTGGAATGCACCACTGCCCTGGTAGGAGCTGGTACCAACATTGTGCTGTTCACCACAGGTTTGGGCACGCCAACAGGCAACCCCATCGCGCCGGTGATTAAGATTTCGTCTAATACCAAGTTGGCGCAGCGCATGCCAGACATCATTGACATTGACACCGGCCCGGTCATCTCTGGCGAGAAAACCATTGAGGAAATGGGCGAAGACGTGCTGAACTTCATTATTGAAGTGGCCAGCGGCACCATTCAGACCAAGGAGAAAATCTTGCAGCAGGATGATTTCATTCCCTGGAAACGCGGCGTGTCTCTGTAA
- a CDS encoding Gfo/Idh/MocA family protein — MNSKPMQKVRWGIIGCGDVTEVKSGPAFKKIANSELVAVMRRDAAKAQDYAQRHGVKKWYASAQDLINDPEVDAVYIATPPDSHADYTVQAAAAGKPVYVEKPMALNYTQCQEMIAACDKHQVPLFVAYYRRCLPSFLKVKELVDSGAIGEVRLVNLRLYHAPQKDMNPDQLPWRVQPEIAGGGLFFDLAPHQLDYLDFLFGPIAAVTGQTTNQAGLYPAEDLVTAQFTFQNGVLGTGTWCFTVAPEQITDVMEIVGSQGRITFPCFGQAPVRLENAAGAQEFHLPPPAHVQQPFIQTIVDELTGKGTCPSTGTSAARTAWVMDQIVSR; from the coding sequence ATGAATTCTAAACCGATGCAAAAAGTACGCTGGGGCATTATTGGCTGCGGTGATGTGACCGAGGTGAAAAGCGGCCCCGCCTTCAAGAAAATTGCCAACTCAGAACTGGTGGCCGTCATGCGCCGGGATGCCGCCAAAGCTCAGGATTACGCGCAGCGGCACGGCGTAAAGAAGTGGTATGCCTCAGCGCAGGACTTAATCAATGACCCCGAGGTTGATGCCGTGTACATTGCCACACCGCCAGATTCGCACGCAGACTACACGGTGCAAGCAGCGGCGGCCGGCAAGCCCGTGTACGTGGAGAAACCCATGGCTCTGAACTATACCCAATGCCAGGAAATGATTGCCGCCTGTGACAAACACCAAGTACCGCTCTTTGTGGCCTATTACAGAAGGTGCCTGCCCTCGTTTTTAAAAGTGAAAGAACTGGTGGACTCTGGGGCCATTGGCGAGGTCCGGCTGGTTAACCTCAGACTATACCACGCACCGCAGAAAGACATGAACCCAGACCAATTGCCTTGGCGCGTGCAACCCGAAATAGCCGGTGGCGGCCTTTTTTTTGATTTAGCGCCACACCAACTGGATTACCTTGACTTCCTCTTCGGCCCCATTGCTGCTGTCACCGGGCAAACTACCAACCAGGCGGGCTTGTACCCCGCAGAGGATTTGGTGACGGCGCAATTCACCTTCCAAAACGGTGTGCTGGGCACCGGTACCTGGTGCTTCACGGTGGCGCCGGAGCAAATCACTGATGTCATGGAGATAGTAGGCAGCCAGGGGCGCATCACGTTCCCCTGCTTCGGGCAGGCGCCGGTGCGGCTGGAGAACGCAGCCGGTGCGCAGGAATTCCATTTGCCGCCACCCGCCCATGTGCAGCAACCCTTCATTCAGACCATTGTAGACGAACTCACCGGCAAAGGCACCTGCCCCAGCACCGGGACCTCGGCGGCGCGCACCGCCTGGGTCATGGACCAGATTGTGAGCAGATAA
- a CDS encoding zf-HC2 domain-containing protein — translation MSRNNHLLDWDTEGHPRLELLRAYQTNTLPPKTRQRVQAHLLTCELCADVAEGMSLSHPAHVRAAVRETRGHLKQLLSQKKRKRRNFQLPIWQTVAVIFVLLFALAFVLFQQFSIPKKKKPQPKPPVTAPALEKAVDLGENTVAVWKWKG, via the coding sequence ATGAGCAGGAATAACCATCTCCTTGACTGGGATACAGAGGGGCACCCTCGGTTGGAACTGCTGCGGGCCTACCAAACCAACACGCTCCCGCCCAAAACCCGCCAACGCGTGCAAGCGCACCTCTTGACCTGTGAACTCTGCGCCGATGTGGCCGAAGGCATGTCCCTCTCCCACCCCGCCCACGTGCGCGCCGCCGTGCGTGAAACCCGCGGTCACCTCAAACAACTGCTCAGCCAGAAGAAACGCAAACGCCGAAACTTCCAATTACCCATCTGGCAGACGGTGGCTGTTATTTTTGTCTTGCTTTTCGCGCTGGCCTTTGTTCTATTTCAACAGTTTTCCATCCCTAAAAAAAAGAAACCTCAGCCTAAGCCGCCTGTCACTGCGCCCGCTCTGGAGAAGGCGGTTGATTTGGGAGAAAATACGGTGGCGGTTTGGAAGTGGAAAGGCTAG
- a CDS encoding RNA polymerase sigma factor codes for MFLKLFSRSPQPPTDQELVLAYQQAGDLAVVGQLFERHTEMVYLVCLKYLKDEDESKDATMQVFENLIGLLKKHEVANFKSWLHSIAKNHCLMLLRSRSRAATNSLEETPPTLLHHATEPDFSEPNGQELELQALQNGLSQLGPEQRLCVELFYLQQKSYKDIAALTGFDINKVKSHIQNGKRNLTIYMKKNHEQE; via the coding sequence ATGTTCCTCAAACTGTTTTCCCGCTCCCCACAGCCGCCCACAGACCAGGAACTGGTGCTGGCATACCAACAGGCCGGCGACTTAGCGGTGGTGGGCCAACTGTTTGAGCGGCACACAGAGATGGTGTACTTGGTTTGTCTCAAGTATTTAAAAGACGAAGACGAAAGCAAAGACGCCACCATGCAGGTGTTTGAGAACCTCATTGGCTTGCTCAAGAAACACGAAGTAGCCAATTTCAAAAGCTGGCTGCACTCCATTGCCAAAAACCACTGCCTCATGCTCCTGCGCAGCCGCAGCCGGGCCGCCACCAACAGCCTGGAAGAAACGCCGCCCACGCTCCTGCACCACGCCACCGAACCAGATTTCTCTGAACCCAACGGGCAGGAACTGGAGTTGCAGGCCCTGCAAAACGGACTTTCACAATTGGGCCCAGAACAGCGCCTTTGCGTGGAATTATTTTACTTGCAGCAGAAAAGCTACAAAGACATTGCCGCGCTCACCGGGTTTGACATCAACAAAGTGAAAAGCCACATCCAGAACGGCAAGCGCAACCTCACCATTTATATGAAAAAGAACCATGAGCAGGAATAA
- a CDS encoding tetratricopeptide repeat-containing sensor histidine kinase — protein MRIRFLILFFLPGLGLAQNPIADSLQLALANATTDTARIRLHCELGRHLVQTDLQASDQHAAAAEKLSIKNKFLSGQARALNLFANNLLVRGEFDQALAKYYQALKIGQQTKDTLTLFATYNGLGVLSYKTKDETRALLHYQSAFDLALKSNNRLNQSKVYNNLGNIFETKGNYQKALAYFKKSEAIQRATPDKKSWAISLLNLGNVYTLMQQPQKGLPFLYKALEVDQAIGNKMNQTVTLVHLAKAYRALQNLPKALVYAEQGYAVAHETKSSKKIIAAAKVLQELHEVQKNYQQAYVYQGIVKDHEDRLDLENQSVASSKIVARFEAEKHELENQKLKAEQERQAIALQLQKDTMWLEGGLILLMFVLLGVSFLSRRQLRRAYLQLREAHQQMQAQNLEISTQKEEISKQSAILKTQNLQLERHNNAKNKIFSIVAHDLRSPFTTIKGALDLAQGHPLSDQDIKRIFGVLSKDVEVVMAMMDNLLIWSRSQMEGTTLQVQTLELSTATDATLDLMAILAAKKGVSLTSTIETSLLVQADKERLSFVLRNLLMNALKFSFEGGQIQVFAKKEMGQVLLSVQDQGKGISEKHLAKIFSGARFTTLGTAQEAGTGLGLMLCKELMESMAGSISVASHEGKGSTFTISLPLVEGPPVSEKSIPSEVELVLS, from the coding sequence ATGAGAATACGTTTCCTCATTCTTTTCTTTCTTCCTGGGCTGGGGCTGGCCCAAAACCCCATAGCCGACAGTCTGCAGCTGGCGCTTGCCAACGCTACCACAGACACGGCCCGCATCAGGCTGCACTGTGAGTTGGGCCGCCACCTGGTCCAGACTGACCTGCAGGCGTCTGACCAGCATGCCGCCGCCGCCGAAAAACTGTCTATAAAAAATAAATTCCTCAGTGGTCAGGCCCGCGCGCTCAACTTGTTTGCCAACAACCTTCTGGTACGCGGCGAATTTGACCAGGCGTTGGCCAAGTACTACCAGGCGTTAAAAATTGGGCAACAGACCAAAGACACGCTGACCTTGTTTGCCACCTACAACGGCCTGGGTGTGCTGTCCTATAAAACCAAAGATGAAACTCGGGCTTTGCTGCACTACCAATCGGCCTTTGACCTGGCCCTTAAAAGCAACAACCGGCTCAACCAAAGCAAAGTGTACAACAACCTGGGCAACATCTTTGAAACCAAGGGTAATTACCAAAAGGCGCTGGCATATTTCAAAAAGTCTGAGGCAATACAACGGGCCACGCCAGACAAAAAATCATGGGCCATCAGTCTGCTCAATCTTGGCAACGTGTACACGCTCATGCAGCAGCCCCAGAAAGGCCTGCCTTTTCTGTACAAAGCCCTGGAAGTGGACCAAGCCATTGGCAACAAGATGAACCAGACCGTCACGCTGGTGCACCTGGCCAAAGCCTACCGCGCCCTCCAGAACCTTCCTAAGGCGCTTGTTTACGCTGAACAAGGGTATGCCGTGGCGCATGAAACCAAGTCCAGCAAGAAGATCATTGCCGCGGCCAAGGTGCTCCAGGAGTTACACGAAGTGCAAAAAAACTATCAGCAGGCGTACGTGTACCAGGGCATTGTGAAAGACCATGAAGACCGGCTGGACCTGGAAAACCAGAGCGTGGCTTCCTCTAAAATTGTGGCTCGTTTTGAAGCCGAAAAACACGAACTTGAAAACCAAAAACTGAAAGCCGAACAGGAACGCCAGGCCATTGCGCTGCAGTTGCAGAAAGATACCATGTGGCTGGAGGGCGGCCTTATTCTGCTCATGTTTGTGTTGCTGGGCGTGTCTTTCCTGAGCCGCCGGCAGCTGCGCCGCGCTTATTTGCAGTTGCGCGAAGCCCACCAGCAGATGCAGGCGCAAAACCTGGAAATTTCTACCCAGAAAGAGGAGATTTCAAAGCAGTCAGCTATTCTTAAAACTCAGAACCTGCAGCTGGAACGCCACAACAACGCCAAAAACAAGATTTTCTCTATTGTGGCACATGACCTCAGGTCTCCGTTCACTACCATTAAAGGCGCGCTGGATCTGGCCCAGGGGCACCCGCTCTCAGACCAGGACATTAAGCGAATTTTTGGAGTATTGAGCAAAGACGTGGAAGTGGTAATGGCCATGATGGACAACCTCTTGATTTGGTCCCGGTCTCAGATGGAAGGCACCACGCTGCAAGTCCAGACCTTGGAACTCAGCACCGCCACAGATGCTACCCTGGATTTAATGGCTATTCTGGCCGCTAAAAAAGGCGTGTCTTTGACCTCCACCATAGAAACATCTTTGCTGGTGCAGGCCGATAAAGAACGTTTGTCTTTTGTGCTGCGCAACCTGTTGATGAACGCGCTCAAGTTCTCGTTTGAAGGAGGCCAGATTCAAGTCTTCGCCAAAAAAGAAATGGGGCAGGTGCTGCTAAGCGTACAGGACCAAGGCAAGGGAATTTCTGAGAAACACCTTGCCAAGATTTTTTCGGGAGCCCGGTTCACCACCTTGGGCACCGCTCAGGAAGCCGGCACGGGCCTGGGCCTCATGCTCTGCAAAGAATTGATGGAAAGCATGGCAGGCAGTATTTCGGTGGCCAGCCACGAAGGAAAGGGAAGCACGTTTACTATCAGCCTGCCGTTGGTGGAGGGTCCTCCGGTCTCAGAAAAATCCATTCCTTCAGAAGTAGAACTGGTTCTTTCATAA
- a CDS encoding MBL fold metallo-hydrolase: protein MPYLCRVRELLIASLNSGSNGNCYYVGSPQEAILVDAGLSCHETEARMARLGLSMRHVKAIFISHEHSDHIKGLEVLAKKYQLPVYITLPTLRNSRLQLDAELVFPFQADVPVQIGDLEITGFPKYHDAADAHSFVIARNGTTVGVFTDIGVPCQRLIHYFKQCHAAFLEANYDLEMLDNGYYPFHLKRRIKGGRGHLSNAQALELFLEHRPAFMTHLLLAHLSKQNNCPQLVHELFSAQAQETHVEVASRYQESPLFSVIANTPAQKVPPPVFPAKAVKKKTAKRAVAPPKYIQTELLF, encoded by the coding sequence TTGCCTTATCTTTGCAGGGTGAGGGAGCTGTTGATTGCGTCGTTGAATTCGGGAAGTAACGGGAACTGCTATTACGTGGGGAGCCCGCAGGAAGCCATTCTGGTAGATGCCGGTCTGTCTTGCCATGAAACCGAGGCCCGTATGGCGCGGCTGGGCCTGTCCATGCGCCACGTGAAGGCAATTTTCATTTCGCATGAGCATTCTGACCACATCAAAGGGTTGGAGGTGTTGGCCAAGAAATACCAGTTGCCGGTTTATATCACGCTGCCTACGCTCCGCAACTCCCGCCTGCAGCTAGACGCAGAATTGGTGTTCCCGTTTCAGGCCGATGTGCCCGTGCAGATTGGCGATCTGGAAATCACGGGTTTCCCCAAGTACCATGACGCCGCAGATGCGCACAGCTTTGTGATTGCACGGAACGGCACCACCGTGGGCGTCTTCACCGACATTGGCGTGCCCTGCCAGCGGCTCATCCATTACTTTAAGCAATGCCACGCGGCGTTTCTGGAGGCGAACTATGACCTGGAGATGCTGGACAATGGCTATTATCCTTTCCATTTAAAACGAAGAATCAAAGGCGGCCGCGGCCACTTGTCTAATGCCCAGGCACTGGAGTTGTTTCTGGAGCACAGGCCGGCGTTCATGACGCATTTACTGCTGGCGCATTTGTCCAAACAGAACAATTGCCCGCAGCTGGTGCATGAATTGTTTTCGGCGCAGGCCCAGGAAACGCACGTGGAAGTGGCCTCTAGGTACCAGGAATCGCCGCTGTTCTCGGTTATTGCCAACACCCCGGCCCAGAAAGTACCACCGCCGGTTTTCCCGGCGAAAGCGGTCAAAAAAAAGACCGCCAAACGCGCGGTGGCACCCCCCAAATACATCCAGACCGAACTGCTTTTCTAG
- a CDS encoding ankyrin repeat domain-containing protein yields the protein MDFTSTSKDALLFDAARKGDSAYLSQLIAEGIDLNQQDARGSTALILACYDDHFEAAQTLITAKADVNLADFGGNTALMGVSFKGHEAVAKLLIDNGADLNLQNGNGGTALMFATLFGRNNLVKLLIESGADPSIRDQRGLSALDLAHQQGNTEAVSYFK from the coding sequence ATGGATTTTACCTCAACCTCTAAAGACGCCTTGTTGTTTGACGCCGCCCGCAAAGGCGACTCAGCGTATCTTTCCCAATTAATCGCCGAAGGCATTGACCTGAATCAGCAAGATGCCCGCGGCTCCACGGCTCTTATTCTGGCTTGTTACGATGATCATTTTGAAGCCGCCCAAACCTTGATAACCGCGAAGGCAGACGTCAACCTGGCAGATTTCGGCGGAAACACGGCGCTCATGGGCGTCTCCTTCAAAGGCCATGAAGCGGTAGCCAAATTGCTCATTGACAACGGCGCCGACCTGAACCTGCAGAACGGAAACGGCGGCACGGCCCTCATGTTCGCGACGTTGTTTGGCCGAAACAACCTGGTGAAACTCTTAATTGAAAGCGGCGCAGACCCCAGCATCAGAGACCAGCGCGGACTTTCTGCCCTGGATTTAGCCCACCAGCAAGGCAACACTGAAGCCGTATCTTATTTTAAGTAA
- the hrpB gene encoding ATP-dependent helicase HrpB, whose translation MTNPAALPFPLPDLPVTEAIPDLLAALETNSRAVLEAPPGAGKTTLVPLALLQASWRGTGKILMLEPRRLAARAAAQRMSDLLQEEVGQTVGYWIRMEHVASHKTQIEVVTEGILTRLLQSDPALENIAAIIFDEFHERSLQADMGLALALDAQAVLRPDLRLLVMSATLDAAAVGQWLEAPVIRSLGRQYPVETKYLSAADMAGAGNRPAERLTNLVPKAIRKALQEEPAGDALVFLPGMGEMRRVAQKLEDMLPAHLDLHLLHGDLNLSQQLAAIKPAPAGRRKVVLATSIAETSLTIEGVKIVIDGGFARVPKFVPRTGLTTLETIPVSVAAADQRRGRAGRLGPGVCYRLWSQADHLQLPDRQTAEICEADLTGLALELAIWGVKDIASLKWLDVPPAPAVALARDLLLKLEALDANLNPTAHGKTLAQLGLSPRLGHLVMRGQELGASATACALAAILSDRDVLKPIQISWADPLPDLALRLELLASKRPPTPGFTVDENTLRRVKEQAQNLRQRVRGSGQVSAEVVGVLTALAYPDRLAQREASGRVRLVSGQRAKLPTELFSEAEFYAVAHIEIGHQPRVLLAAEISKEEILTHFKHQLENLQEVRWDAAAERIVARQITRLGALTLEENSLASPDPEQMARVLLDVLQERGVERLPWSAEALRTRQRLAFLHLHAPDQWPDVSEEHLTETLEDWLLPHLLGLRTLDQVARLDFNEILLANLSWEQRQEMDRLAPSHLEVPSGSRIALDYADPTTPILAVRLQEVFGLLDTPRVYKGQVPLLVHLLSPASRPVQVTRDLRSFWTTGYFDVRKDLRGRYPKHHWPEDPLSAQPIRGTKKRPQGW comes from the coding sequence ATGACAAACCCTGCCGCCCTCCCCTTTCCTTTGCCAGATTTACCGGTCACGGAGGCTATTCCTGACTTGCTCGCCGCGCTGGAAACCAATTCCCGGGCCGTGTTGGAAGCGCCTCCCGGGGCCGGAAAAACCACGCTGGTGCCCTTGGCGCTGCTGCAGGCCAGCTGGCGCGGGACCGGAAAAATCCTGATGCTGGAGCCCCGCCGTTTGGCCGCCCGCGCCGCTGCCCAGCGCATGTCAGATCTGTTGCAGGAAGAAGTGGGCCAGACCGTGGGCTACTGGATCAGAATGGAGCACGTGGCGTCCCACAAAACCCAGATTGAAGTAGTCACCGAAGGCATTCTCACGCGCCTGCTGCAGTCTGACCCCGCCTTAGAAAACATAGCCGCCATCATCTTTGACGAATTCCATGAACGCAGCCTGCAAGCCGACATGGGACTTGCCCTGGCCCTGGATGCCCAGGCGGTGCTGCGGCCCGACTTACGGCTGTTGGTCATGAGTGCCACTTTAGACGCCGCCGCCGTAGGACAATGGCTGGAGGCTCCTGTTATTAGAAGTCTGGGCCGGCAGTACCCCGTAGAAACGAAGTATTTGTCTGCAGCAGACATGGCCGGTGCCGGCAACAGGCCCGCAGAGCGATTGACCAATCTGGTGCCCAAAGCCATCAGAAAAGCTTTGCAGGAAGAACCAGCCGGCGATGCTTTGGTGTTTTTACCGGGCATGGGTGAGATGCGCCGCGTGGCCCAGAAACTAGAAGACATGCTCCCCGCGCACCTAGACTTGCACCTGCTCCACGGCGACCTCAACCTGTCACAGCAATTGGCGGCCATTAAACCCGCCCCAGCCGGCCGCAGGAAAGTAGTGTTGGCCACCAGTATTGCCGAAACCAGTTTAACCATTGAGGGCGTGAAGATTGTGATTGACGGCGGGTTTGCGCGGGTTCCTAAATTCGTGCCGCGCACCGGGCTCACCACCCTGGAAACCATTCCGGTCTCAGTGGCCGCCGCTGACCAACGCCGGGGCCGGGCCGGGCGCCTGGGGCCGGGTGTCTGTTACCGTTTGTGGTCACAGGCAGATCATTTGCAACTGCCTGACCGGCAAACCGCTGAAATCTGCGAGGCGGATTTAACCGGCTTGGCCCTTGAGCTGGCTATTTGGGGCGTGAAAGACATTGCATCGCTCAAGTGGTTAGACGTGCCGCCCGCCCCTGCCGTTGCCCTGGCCCGTGATCTGCTTTTAAAACTGGAAGCGCTTGACGCCAACCTGAACCCCACCGCCCACGGAAAAACCCTGGCGCAATTGGGGTTATCGCCCAGGCTGGGGCATTTGGTCATGCGCGGGCAAGAACTGGGCGCCTCTGCTACCGCCTGCGCTTTGGCCGCCATTTTGTCTGACCGCGATGTCTTGAAACCCATCCAGATTTCCTGGGCCGATCCCTTGCCTGATTTAGCACTTCGGTTGGAATTGTTGGCAAGCAAACGTCCGCCCACGCCCGGGTTCACGGTAGATGAAAACACCTTGCGCCGGGTGAAAGAACAGGCCCAGAATCTCAGGCAACGGGTTCGCGGCAGCGGTCAGGTGTCTGCCGAGGTGGTGGGCGTTTTGACGGCTTTAGCCTACCCAGACCGGTTGGCGCAGCGCGAGGCATCAGGCCGGGTGCGGCTGGTTTCGGGCCAACGGGCCAAACTCCCCACGGAGTTGTTCAGTGAAGCCGAGTTCTACGCCGTGGCGCACATTGAGATTGGGCACCAGCCGCGCGTGTTGCTGGCCGCTGAAATCTCCAAAGAAGAAATCCTCACCCATTTTAAACACCAGCTGGAAAATCTACAGGAAGTACGCTGGGATGCTGCCGCAGAACGAATTGTGGCCCGGCAGATCACGCGCTTGGGCGCCCTTACGTTAGAGGAAAATTCCTTGGCTTCACCAGACCCGGAACAGATGGCGCGGGTGCTGTTGGATGTCTTGCAGGAACGCGGCGTGGAGCGGTTGCCTTGGTCTGCCGAAGCCCTTAGAACCCGCCAGCGGCTGGCTTTTCTGCACCTCCATGCACCCGACCAATGGCCCGATGTCTCCGAAGAACACTTGACAGAAACCTTGGAAGATTGGCTCTTGCCGCATTTGCTGGGCTTGCGCACCCTGGACCAAGTGGCCCGCCTGGATTTCAATGAGATTCTGTTGGCGAATTTGAGTTGGGAGCAGCGGCAGGAAATGGACCGGTTGGCACCTTCGCATCTGGAAGTCCCCAGCGGTTCCCGCATTGCCCTGGATTACGCAGACCCCACCACGCCAATATTGGCGGTTAGGCTGCAGGAAGTGTTCGGGTTGTTAGACACGCCGCGCGTGTACAAAGGCCAGGTGCCGCTGCTGGTACATTTGTTGTCGCCGGCCTCCCGGCCAGTGCAGGTCACGCGGGACTTGCGCAGCTTCTGGACCACCGGGTATTTTGACGTAAGAAAAGATCTACGCGGGCGCTATCCCAAGCACCACTGGCCCGAAGACCCGCTTTCGGCGCAGCCCATTAGGGGCACCAAGAAACGGCCGCAGGGGTGGTGA